A region of the Magnetococcales bacterium genome:
TGGCCGATCTCCTCAACCGGGAGCTTTTTGAAATCAAATTGCGGGAAAATCTCGCCTATCACAATTTTGTGCTGGAAAATTATCACGGCGCCCCCACCTTCAACTTCGAAAACCTGCGGGACGAATTCCTCCGCATGGCCGAAACCCTCTCTCCTTACGTTGAAGATGTCGGGCTCTATCTGGCCAAAGCGATGGGAGATGGACAATCCATTCTGTTCGAAGGCGCCCAGGGCAACATGCTGGATGTGGATCACGGCACCTACCCCTTCGTTACCTCCTCTTCCACGGTAGCTGGCAGCGCCTGCATCGGTTCCGGCGTCGGCCCTACCGCCATCGACTATGTCATGGGGGTGACCAAAGCCTACACCACCCGGGTGGGCAGTGGTCCCTTCCCCACTGAACTCAACGATGCCGTTGGGGAGCACTTGGGCCAGAAAGGCCATGAATTCGGTGCCACGACCGGCCGCTCCCGACGTTGTGGCTGGTTTGACGCCGTCGTGGTGCAACACGCCATTCGTTCCAGCGGTATTTCCGGGGTGGCGCTCACCAAGCTCGATGTACTGGATGGCCTGGAAAAAATTCGTATCTGCACCAGCTATACCCGCAACGGCCAACCCCTGGACGCCATGCCCAGCGACCCGTCGGTGCTTGATCTCTGCGTACCGGTCTACGAAGAGATGCCCGGCTGGAGTGAATCCACTGTGGGCACCAAATCTTTCGATGATCTCCCGCAAGCGGCACAGGATTATATCCGCCGCCTGGAGGCCTTGATGGGGATCCCGGTAGCGGTGCTTTCCACGGGGCCGGATCGAGATCAAACCCTGATTTTGGACAACCCTTTCACATCCGGCTCCTGATCTCATTCCCGGCGGTTTTTATCTCCAGAGGCGAAATCACCTGCCCCACCGCCTCGGACACTCTGATGATGCCACTTCCTCTGGAACGTTCGTCCCAACGGGCTTTCCAGAGGAGGTGAAAAACACCACTCATCCACCTCCCCCCTCGATTTTTCCTCCCTCTCCCCTCCCTCTCCCATTCCGTATCCAGCCAACCTTCCTGCATAGCTCCAAGCAGACCATGCTGCTCCCACGATAGAACAGACCGTTTTGTACTCAAGAAAGTGGCGCCTGGTGTCGAAAAGAGAGAAAGAACTCTTCTCTCCATCCCGCCACCTGGATCAATGCCATGAATCTGCTGACGCAGCTCCTCGGATTGGAAAA
Encoded here:
- a CDS encoding adenylosuccinate synthase; this translates as MSNVIIAGTQWGDEGKGKIVDLLTEFADVAVRFQGGHNAGHTLVVEGKKYILHLIPSGIIRSEKVCIIGNGVVIDPAALISEIQELARLGVAVSGVNFKISSLANLIMPYHRELDLAREKRKGKGKIGTTGRGIGPAYEDKVARRGIRVADLLNRELFEIKLRENLAYHNFVLENYHGAPTFNFENLRDEFLRMAETLSPYVEDVGLYLAKAMGDGQSILFEGAQGNMLDVDHGTYPFVTSSSTVAGSACIGSGVGPTAIDYVMGVTKAYTTRVGSGPFPTELNDAVGEHLGQKGHEFGATTGRSRRCGWFDAVVVQHAIRSSGISGVALTKLDVLDGLEKIRICTSYTRNGQPLDAMPSDPSVLDLCVPVYEEMPGWSESTVGTKSFDDLPQAAQDYIRRLEALMGIPVAVLSTGPDRDQTLILDNPFTSGS